The Halalkalibacter krulwichiae genome has a segment encoding these proteins:
- the pdxS gene encoding pyridoxal 5'-phosphate synthase lyase subunit PdxS, translating into MSQTGTDRVKRGMAEMQKGGVIMDVINAEQAKIAEAAGAVAVMALERVPADIRAAGGVARMADPTIVEEVLNAVSIPVMAKARIGHIVEARVLEAMGVDYIDESEVLTPADEVFHLYKRDFTVPFVCGARDLGEASRRIGEGASMIRTKGEPGTGNIVEAVRHMRMIQGQINKVKQMSTDELMTEAKNLGASFDLLLQIKETGKLPVVNFAAGGVATPADAALMMQLGADGVFVGSGIFKSDNPEKFARAIVEATTHYEDYALIAELSKGLGTAMKGIEISTLNPTERMQERGW; encoded by the coding sequence ATGAGTCAAACAGGAACAGACAGAGTTAAACGTGGTATGGCAGAAATGCAAAAGGGTGGCGTCATTATGGACGTTATTAACGCTGAACAAGCGAAGATTGCTGAAGCAGCAGGTGCGGTAGCAGTCATGGCATTAGAGCGTGTTCCTGCAGATATTCGTGCAGCGGGTGGCGTAGCGCGTATGGCGGACCCTACAATCGTTGAAGAAGTATTAAATGCGGTATCTATTCCAGTCATGGCAAAAGCACGTATCGGTCATATTGTTGAGGCTCGTGTATTAGAAGCTATGGGTGTTGATTACATTGATGAAAGTGAAGTACTTACACCAGCTGATGAAGTATTTCATTTATACAAGCGTGACTTTACAGTACCATTTGTATGTGGAGCACGTGACCTAGGCGAAGCTTCTCGTCGTATCGGTGAAGGTGCATCGATGATCCGTACAAAAGGAGAGCCTGGAACCGGTAATATCGTTGAAGCTGTACGTCATATGCGTATGATTCAAGGTCAAATTAACAAGGTGAAGCAAATGTCTACAGACGAGTTAATGACAGAGGCAAAGAACCTTGGAGCGTCATTTGATCTTTTATTACAAATTAAAGAAACGGGTAAACTACCAGTCGTTAACTTTGCAGCGGGCGGTGTTGCTACTCCGGCAGATGCTGCATTAATGATGCAGTTAGGCGCTGATGGTGTATTCGTAGGATCTGGTATCTTCAAATCGGACAACCCTGAGAAGTTTGCACGTGCAATCGTAGAAGCAACAACACACTACGAAGATTATGCACTTATTGCTGAGTTATCAAAAGGCCTTGGGACAGCAATGAAAGGGATTGAAATTTCTACTTTAAACCCTACTGAGCGTATGCAAGAGCGTGGCTGGTAA
- the pdxT gene encoding pyridoxal 5'-phosphate synthase glutaminase subunit PdxT, whose protein sequence is MVKIGVLALQGAVREHVKCLEAPNTEVVVVKKVEQLADLDGLVFPGGESTTMRRLIDLYGFFEPLKQFAAEGKPMFGTCAGLILMADHIVGQDSSHLAIIDMKVQRNAFGRQRESFETDLHVTGVGEDIRAVFIRAPLILEVGENVEVLSKYNDEIVAARQGNFLACSFHPELTDDHRFHQYFASIVEEAKASKAN, encoded by the coding sequence ATGGTTAAAATCGGTGTTTTAGCATTGCAAGGGGCTGTTAGAGAACATGTTAAGTGTTTAGAGGCTCCTAACACAGAAGTAGTTGTTGTAAAGAAGGTAGAGCAGTTAGCTGACCTTGATGGACTAGTCTTCCCTGGAGGGGAGAGCACAACAATGCGTCGCTTAATTGATTTGTACGGTTTCTTTGAGCCATTAAAGCAGTTTGCTGCTGAAGGCAAACCAATGTTTGGGACGTGTGCTGGGTTGATCTTAATGGCTGATCACATCGTTGGACAAGATTCAAGTCATTTAGCAATTATTGATATGAAAGTTCAACGAAATGCATTTGGTCGTCAACGTGAAAGTTTTGAGACAGATCTCCATGTGACAGGTGTAGGCGAAGATATTCGAGCTGTATTTATCAGAGCTCCTCTAATCTTGGAAGTTGGAGAAAATGTTGAAGTACTCTCTAAGTATAATGATGAGATTGTTGCGGCGAGACAAGGAAACTTTCTTGCTTGTTCCTTCCATCCTGAATTAACAGATGACCATCGATTCCACCAATATTTTGCATCAATTGTTGAAGAAGCAAAGGCAAGTAAAGCAAATTAA
- the serS gene encoding serine--tRNA ligase, translated as MLDIKRLRKDFDDIKARLATRGEDISGLDKFEELDEKRRTMIVEVEQLKSRRNQVSQEVAQLKREKKDADHLIKETKEVSDQIKTLDDKLRGVEAELEGILLTIPNVPHESVPVGDTEDDNVEVRKWGEVRSFGFDPKAHWDLGTDLGILDFEKASKVTGSRFVVYKGLGARLERALINFMMDLHQEEHGYEEVLPPYMVNRASMTGTGQLPKFEEDAFKIQDQEYFLIPTAEVPVTNLHRDEIVAADQLPIAYTAYSANFRSEAGSAGRDTRGLIRQHQFNKVELVRFVKPENSYEALEQLTGHAEKILQLLELPYRVLSMCTADLGFTAAKKYDLEVWIPSNNSYREISSCSNFEDFQARRANIKYRPEPKAKPEFVHTLNGSGLAVGRTVAAILENYQEEDGSVVIPKVLRPYMRNVERITVK; from the coding sequence ATGTTAGACATAAAACGATTACGTAAGGATTTTGATGATATCAAAGCGAGGCTAGCAACTCGAGGAGAAGACATATCTGGTTTAGATAAGTTTGAAGAGTTGGATGAAAAGCGTCGTACAATGATTGTGGAAGTAGAACAATTAAAGAGTAGACGCAATCAAGTTTCACAAGAGGTAGCCCAGTTAAAACGTGAAAAGAAAGATGCTGACCATTTAATTAAGGAAACAAAAGAAGTCTCCGATCAAATCAAAACACTAGATGACAAGCTTAGAGGAGTAGAAGCTGAGCTGGAGGGGATTTTACTTACGATTCCGAATGTGCCACATGAAAGTGTTCCAGTCGGTGATACTGAAGACGACAATGTGGAAGTTCGCAAATGGGGCGAAGTACGCTCATTTGGTTTTGACCCTAAGGCTCATTGGGATCTAGGAACTGACTTAGGCATTCTTGACTTTGAAAAAGCATCAAAGGTAACCGGAAGTCGTTTTGTCGTGTATAAGGGGCTAGGGGCACGTTTAGAGCGTGCACTCATTAACTTTATGATGGATTTACACCAAGAAGAACATGGTTATGAAGAAGTGTTACCTCCATACATGGTTAACCGGGCAAGCATGACAGGTACAGGTCAACTACCAAAGTTTGAAGAAGATGCATTCAAGATTCAAGATCAGGAATATTTCTTAATTCCAACAGCAGAAGTGCCAGTAACGAATTTACACCGTGATGAAATTGTAGCAGCTGATCAACTGCCAATTGCTTATACAGCTTATAGTGCTAATTTTCGTTCTGAAGCTGGTTCTGCGGGACGTGATACAAGAGGGTTAATTCGACAGCACCAGTTTAATAAAGTTGAACTAGTACGATTTGTAAAGCCTGAGAACTCTTATGAAGCACTAGAGCAACTAACAGGACATGCTGAAAAGATTCTTCAATTATTAGAGTTGCCGTACCGTGTATTAAGTATGTGTACAGCTGACCTTGGATTTACAGCAGCTAAGAAATACGATCTTGAAGTATGGATTCCAAGTAATAACTCTTATCGTGAAATTTCTTCTTGTAGTAACTTTGAAGATTTCCAAGCTCGTCGTGCGAACATTAAGTATCGTCCAGAGCCAAAGGCAAAACCAGAATTCGTTCATACCTTAAATGGTTCTGGGCTTGCAGTTGGCCGTACAGTCGCAGCTATTCTTGAAAATTATCAAGAAGAAGACGGTTCTGTTGTTATTCCTAAAGTACTACGACCTTACATGAGAAACGTTGAAAGAATCACAGTAAAATAA
- a CDS encoding ABC transporter ATP-binding protein, with translation MKKELLKVNDLKQYFPIKGGMLGRTVNHVKAVDGVTFTIYEGETVSIVGESGCGKSTTGRAILRLDEPTSGEVVFDGEDLLSLNKGQMRKKRKDLQIIFQDPYASINPRQTVRQVLEEAMEIQNVVPREKRGEKIRELMETVGLGPHQADRFPHEFSGGQRQRIGIARALSVDPKLIICDEAVSALDVSIQAQVINLLKKLQKEFQLTYLFISHDLGVVRHISDRVIVMYLGRIVEIGDKTSVFDNPQHPYTKALLSAIPVPDPNKKKDRIILKGDVPSPINPPQGCRFHTRCPFATDLCKTDTPELKAENYMKEGHMAACHYMDEIESGKRKPNY, from the coding sequence ATGAAAAAAGAACTACTGAAAGTTAATGATCTAAAACAATATTTCCCAATTAAAGGTGGAATGCTCGGACGTACAGTCAATCACGTAAAAGCTGTCGATGGAGTAACGTTTACCATTTATGAAGGTGAAACAGTTAGTATTGTAGGGGAGTCTGGTTGTGGGAAGTCTACAACAGGACGTGCGATCCTTCGTCTAGATGAACCGACATCTGGTGAAGTCGTTTTTGACGGTGAAGATTTATTATCACTGAACAAAGGACAAATGCGTAAGAAAAGAAAAGATTTACAGATCATTTTCCAAGATCCTTATGCATCGATTAATCCTCGTCAAACAGTTAGACAAGTACTAGAAGAAGCAATGGAAATACAAAATGTCGTACCACGTGAAAAGCGTGGCGAGAAGATTCGTGAGTTAATGGAAACAGTTGGTCTCGGTCCACACCAGGCGGATCGTTTCCCACATGAGTTCAGTGGTGGTCAACGTCAGCGTATTGGGATTGCTCGTGCATTATCTGTTGACCCAAAATTAATCATCTGTGACGAGGCTGTATCAGCGCTAGATGTTTCGATTCAAGCTCAAGTAATTAACTTGCTGAAAAAGTTACAAAAGGAATTTCAACTAACGTATCTATTTATCTCTCATGATTTAGGCGTTGTTCGCCATATCTCTGATCGTGTGATTGTAATGTACCTAGGTAGAATTGTTGAAATTGGTGATAAAACGTCTGTATTTGATAACCCGCAACATCCTTATACAAAGGCTCTTTTATCTGCTATTCCTGTTCCAGATCCAAATAAAAAGAAAGATCGTATTATCTTAAAGGGAGATGTTCCTTCGCCCATTAATCCCCCTCAAGGTTGTCGTTTCCATACACGCTGTCCTTTTGCGACAGATTTATGTAAGACAGATACTCCTGAGTTAAAAGCAGAGAATTATATGAAAGAAGGTCACATGGCTGCTTGTCACTACATGGACGAAATTGAATCAGGAAAACGCAAACCTAATTATTAA
- a CDS encoding ABC transporter ATP-binding protein, whose translation MTETILEVRDLRTSFFTENFEVKAVDGVNFSVPKGKTLGVVGESGSGKSITSLSILRLIQNPGKVVGGEVLFKGTNLLEKSEAEMRKIRGNEISMIFQEPMTSLNPVYTVGQQIGEAFQIHEKLNKKQSIERSIEMLKLVGIPSPEQRVHQYPHELSGGMRQRVMIAMALACNPELLIADEPTTALDVTIQAQILELMKDLQSRLGMSIIMITHDLGVVAETCDYVAVMYCGKVVEYATVDELFRNPRHPYTVGLLNSLPRHDIDLEEEELTVIKGSVPSPADMPIGCRFAPRCPHASDICVERLPGLEEDENGNQIRCWIYSEEWDGNPEVNVYEKRTTES comes from the coding sequence GTGACAGAAACCATTCTTGAAGTCCGTGACCTTCGAACGTCCTTTTTCACGGAGAACTTTGAAGTTAAAGCTGTCGACGGTGTGAATTTCTCAGTACCAAAGGGAAAAACACTTGGAGTCGTGGGTGAGTCTGGTTCAGGGAAAAGTATAACATCACTTTCCATCCTTAGACTTATTCAGAACCCAGGGAAAGTTGTTGGCGGCGAAGTTCTGTTTAAAGGTACAAATTTACTAGAGAAGTCTGAAGCTGAAATGAGAAAGATCCGTGGAAACGAAATTTCAATGATTTTTCAGGAGCCAATGACTTCACTAAATCCTGTTTATACTGTTGGACAACAAATCGGAGAGGCTTTTCAAATTCATGAAAAGTTAAATAAAAAACAATCAATTGAACGTTCTATTGAAATGTTGAAATTAGTTGGAATTCCTTCACCAGAACAGCGTGTTCATCAATATCCACACGAGTTATCTGGTGGAATGCGCCAACGTGTTATGATTGCAATGGCATTGGCTTGTAACCCAGAGTTATTAATTGCCGATGAACCAACAACAGCTTTAGATGTTACGATTCAAGCTCAAATTCTTGAATTAATGAAAGATCTCCAAAGTCGTTTAGGAATGTCGATTATTATGATTACGCATGATCTAGGTGTGGTTGCTGAAACATGTGATTATGTTGCGGTTATGTATTGTGGGAAAGTTGTTGAATACGCGACAGTGGATGAATTGTTCCGTAATCCACGTCACCCTTATACAGTTGGTTTATTAAATTCATTGCCACGTCACGATATTGATTTAGAAGAAGAAGAACTAACCGTTATTAAAGGGTCTGTACCAAGTCCTGCAGATATGCCAATAGGCTGTCGTTTTGCACCAAGATGCCCGCATGCTAGTGATATTTGTGTAGAGCGTTTGCCTGGTCTTGAAGAAGATGAAAATGGCAATCAAATTCGCTGTTGGATCTACTCTGAGGAGTGGGATGGCAATCCGGAGGTGAACGTGTATGAAAAAAGAACTACTGAAAGTTAA
- a CDS encoding ABC transporter permease, which translates to MFTFIVRRLIQTIPVLIGVTILTFGLMHLIPGDPAQIMAGESASPAQVEQMRERLGLNEPMPVQYTTYVTNAIQGDLGNSIRSGRSVTSEISGRFWVTMELAIYSTILSVFIGLIAGIISATKHYTLTDVVIMIIALFGLSMPNFWLGLMLIQWFAIGFDIGPINTGWFSASGWGSWQQIVLPVITLGTAGAAIIARMTRSSMLEVIGQDYIRTARAKGVKERVVIYRHALKNALIPVVTVVGLQFGGLLGGAVLTETVFAINGMGRLIIDAIRARDFPIVQGTVLVFSLLFVFVNLLVDIAYRFLNKRIDLN; encoded by the coding sequence ATGTTTACTTTTATCGTTCGTCGTCTGATTCAGACGATACCCGTATTAATTGGTGTAACCATTCTTACGTTTGGTTTAATGCACCTCATCCCTGGTGACCCAGCTCAAATCATGGCAGGGGAGAGTGCATCACCTGCTCAGGTTGAACAAATGCGTGAACGCCTTGGTCTTAATGAACCAATGCCTGTTCAGTATACAACATATGTAACGAATGCCATCCAAGGTGATTTAGGAAATTCCATTCGAAGCGGTCGTTCTGTTACTTCGGAAATCTCTGGTCGTTTCTGGGTGACAATGGAGTTAGCTATATATAGTACTATTTTAAGTGTATTCATCGGTTTAATTGCAGGTATTATTTCCGCAACAAAACACTACACGTTAACAGATGTTGTCATTATGATTATTGCGTTATTCGGCTTATCGATGCCCAACTTCTGGTTAGGGTTAATGCTCATCCAATGGTTCGCTATAGGGTTTGATATTGGTCCAATTAATACTGGTTGGTTCTCAGCGTCAGGTTGGGGTTCATGGCAACAAATCGTTTTACCAGTTATTACGCTCGGTACTGCAGGTGCTGCGATCATTGCACGTATGACTCGTTCAAGTATGCTTGAAGTTATTGGTCAAGATTATATTCGTACTGCTCGTGCCAAAGGGGTAAAAGAACGTGTCGTTATTTATCGTCATGCTTTAAAAAATGCTTTAATTCCTGTTGTTACAGTCGTTGGTCTTCAATTTGGAGGACTATTAGGTGGAGCAGTATTAACAGAGACAGTATTCGCTATTAACGGTATGGGACGTTTAATTATTGATGCCATCCGTGCACGTGACTTCCCTATTGTTCAAGGGACTGTACTTGTCTTCTCATTACTATTCGTATTTGTTAACTTACTTGTGGACATCGCATATAGATTCTTAAACAAGCGAATTGACTTAAATTAA
- the nikC gene encoding nickel transporter permease, whose protein sequence is MSEQSMNNAVTSNPPPNPTVERWKSFYKKLRKNKAAMVGGFLILFFILVAIIGPYFTPYEPNVQNHVNKLASPSAEHWFGTDHHGRDIFTRIIHGMSITLYVGFFSVVIGAIVGIFLGVVSGYYGGKLDAFIMRVMDVLLAFPGILLALAIVSVLGGSLTNVIIAVGIFSIPVFARIVRGSTLAVRKLEYIDAVRSLGASDARIIFKHVLPNVTSPLIVQATLSIATSILTASGLSFLGMGAQPPTPEWGAMLSDGRNYMWDAPHVAFFPGVAIVIVVLAFNIFGDGLRDALDPKMKN, encoded by the coding sequence ATGAGCGAACAATCAATGAATAATGCTGTAACTTCAAACCCTCCTCCTAATCCAACTGTCGAGAGATGGAAGAGTTTCTACAAGAAATTACGCAAAAACAAAGCGGCAATGGTTGGTGGCTTTCTCATTTTATTCTTTATCTTAGTAGCTATCATTGGACCGTATTTCACACCATATGAACCAAATGTTCAAAATCACGTAAATAAACTAGCTAGTCCTTCGGCAGAACACTGGTTCGGAACTGATCATCATGGCCGTGATATTTTCACTCGGATCATTCATGGTATGTCAATTACTTTATATGTAGGCTTCTTTTCAGTTGTTATTGGTGCTATTGTCGGAATTTTCCTAGGAGTTGTTTCTGGTTATTATGGAGGTAAGTTGGATGCCTTTATCATGCGTGTCATGGATGTTCTTCTTGCTTTCCCTGGAATCTTACTAGCATTAGCAATCGTTAGTGTCCTTGGAGGAAGCTTAACAAACGTTATTATCGCAGTCGGTATTTTCTCAATTCCTGTCTTTGCTCGAATTGTACGTGGTTCTACATTAGCCGTCAGAAAATTGGAATATATTGACGCTGTAAGGTCTTTAGGTGCTAGTGATGCACGAATTATTTTCAAGCATGTACTACCTAATGTCACTTCTCCTCTTATCGTACAAGCCACATTAAGCATTGCTACATCAATTTTAACTGCTAGTGGACTTTCATTCTTAGGAATGGGTGCGCAACCACCTACACCAGAATGGGGAGCAATGTTATCGGATGGACGAAATTATATGTGGGATGCACCACATGTTGCTTTCTTCCCGGGTGTTGCAATTGTAATTGTCGTACTTGCCTTCAATATTTTTGGTGATGGCTTGCGCGATGCGTTAGATCCTAAAATGAAAAACTAG